A DNA window from Arachis hypogaea cultivar Tifrunner chromosome 18, arahy.Tifrunner.gnm2.J5K5, whole genome shotgun sequence contains the following coding sequences:
- the LOC140181235 gene encoding uncharacterized protein, with translation MSSKYFFKARTILAPTLDIVEEVNNHLMAIIPGGKKLYLNSDSICMNEGNMESQLDLYGPELLNSINCSDLPPHKLILKVGIPVMLLRNIDQSSGFCNGTRLQVRKLRNYVIECEVLTGNNVGHIALIPRMNMVLTNETVPVRFQRRQFP, from the coding sequence ATGTCCTCAAAGTATTTTTTCAAAGCAAGAACTATACTGGCTCCCACGCTGGACATTGTTGAAGAGGTCAACAACCATCTGATGGCTATCATTCCTGGAGGGAAAAAATTATATCTCAATTCAGATTCGATTTGTATGAATGAAGGGAATATGGAGAGCCAACTAGATCTCTATGGTCCTGAATTACTGAATAGCATAAATTGCTCTGATTTACCTccacataaattaatactcaaggtTGGTATTCCAGTGATGTTACTGAGGAATATTGACCAATCCAGTGGTTTTTGTAATGGTACAAGGCTACAAGTTAGGAAGCTTAGAAATTATGTCATAGAATGTGAAGTCTTAACGGGTAACAATGTTGGTCATATTGCTTTGATTCCAAGAATGAATATGGTACTAACAAATGAAACCGTCCCAGTTAGATTCCAACGAAGACAGTTTCCATAA
- the LOC112771661 gene encoding transcription factor bHLH162 produces MDHHHQQQQQQGSEPSTTTKVERKIIERNRRNKMKDLYSKLNSLLPSYSPTEVLPLPDQIDEAVKYIKSLEKKVKMAKEKKERLLKGRNNNKRSRGFDEKNITKSPTIDVHEMGNSLLQVVLTCGFENKFLFSEIIRILHEEKVEVVSANSSSHGDSMIHVLHAEIPSAFQQFGAARVSERLKRFVNGSISDVEIDPGFWDDFEIDTDIWELPDLSSVVSKGLPNPL; encoded by the exons ATGGATCATCAtcatcagcagcagcagcaacaaggAAGTGAACCTTCTACAACAACCAAAGTTGAAAGAAAGATCATAGAGAGAAACAGAAGAAATAAAATGAAGGATCTCTACTCCAAACTCAACTCTCTTCTCCCAAGCTATAGCCCTACG GAAGTGTTACCATTGCCTGATCAAATAGATGAAGCTGTGAAATATATCAAAAGCTTAGAGAAGAAGGTGAAGATggcaaaggagaagaaggagaggtTGCTAAAAGGGAGGAATAACAACAAGAGATCTCGCGGTTTCGATgagaaaaatattacaaaatctcCAACGATAGATGTTCATGAAATGGGTAATTCCTTGCTTCAAGTGGTTTTGACATGCGGGTTTGAGAACAAGTTTCTTTTCAGTGAGATTATTCGCATATTGCATGAGGAGAAGGTTGAGGTTGTTAGTGCCAATTCTTCTTCACATGGAGATTCAATGATTCATGTTTTACATGCAGAG ATTCCTTCGGCATTCCAGCAATTTGGAGCGGCAAGAGTGAGTGAGAGATTGAAGAGGTTTGTGAATGGATCAATCAGTGATGTGGAAATAGATCCAGGGTTTTGGGAtgattttgaaattgatactGACATTTGGGAGCTTCCAGATCTTTCATCAGTAGTAAGCAAGGGTCTTCCAAATCCTTTGTAA
- the LOC140181236 gene encoding uncharacterized protein, producing MGAIPFTERILKAKLPKGFDKPTDMKYDGTKDSQEHLTAFKARMNLEGAADAVRGKAFPVTLAGPTIKWFNALPNGSITGFQDISRKFMAQFTTRITKAKHPISLLGVTQKQDESTRKYLDRFNDECLTIDGLTDSVASLCLTNGLMNEDFRKHLTTKPVWTMHEIQNVARDYINDEEVSQVVAANKR from the coding sequence ATGGGAGCCATTCCCTTCACTGAAAGAATCCTGAAAGCAAAACTCCCTAAAGGCTTCGACAAGCCTACGGATATGAAGTACGATGGAACCAAGGACTCCCAGGAGCACCTAACGGCCTtcaaggccaggatgaacctggaaggggCCGCTGATGCGGTCCGAGGTAAGGCCTTCCCAGTAACCCTAGCCGGGCCAACGATTAAATGGTTCAATGCCCTCCCCAACGGATCCATAACCGGCTTCCAAGATATCTCACGGAAGTTCATGGCCCAATTCACCACCAGAATTACCAAAGctaaacaccccatcagcttatTAGGGGTCACACAGAAACAAGACGAATCCACACGAAAATACCTGGACCGCTTCAACGATGAATGCCTAACGATTGATGGACTCACAGATTCCGTCGCAAGCCTCTGTTTAACCAACGGGCTCATGAACGAAGACTTccgcaaacacctcaccaccaagccagtatggaccatgcacgagatccaaAACGTCGCCAGAGACTACATAAACGACGAGGAGGTTAGCCAGGTCGTCGCCGCCAATAAACGGTAA